The following proteins come from a genomic window of Pyxidicoccus sp. MSG2:
- a CDS encoding UDP-N-acetylmuramoyl-L-alanyl-D-glutamate--2,6-diaminopimelate ligase, whose amino-acid sequence MKLTDVLAGCGAEQTSGGRSAVDVTGVTQDSRRVKAGDLFVAIPGTKEDGAQFIGEAVSRGAVAVVSEKPVPSSQVPFFKVGNARKALAIIAANFYGRPADQLTLLGVTGTNGKTTTTYLLEAMSTAAYAATGVIGTLGYKFSGKTVESANTTPDALELHRIFREMVDAGVETVIMEVSSHALAQERVHGLTFKAAGFSNLSRDHLDYHKDMEDYFQAKRKLFAENLSATGVAVVNGDDTYASRIYNELRGQKRMAWKFSRVGNGEVSAADVTFTLQGIKGTLKTPAGDIPIKSKLLGPHNLENILLAAGIGLGAGFARRDVQEGIERMTPVAGRMERVENYGPGGAPAVLVDYAHTDDALKRALEAARALAKGRVITVFGCGGDRDKGKRPLMGAVAAEAADLAIVTSDNPRSENPDDIIGEVTPGLEKGGLRRISAGKAKSGEKGYLVDADRRAAIELAIGLASADDVVLIAGKGHETYQQVGTEKHNFDDRQVAAKALANRTP is encoded by the coding sequence ATGAAGCTGACGGATGTCCTCGCAGGATGTGGTGCCGAGCAGACCTCGGGCGGCCGTTCCGCGGTTGACGTCACCGGTGTGACGCAGGACTCGCGGCGCGTGAAGGCGGGGGACCTCTTCGTCGCCATTCCTGGCACGAAGGAGGATGGGGCCCAGTTCATCGGCGAGGCCGTGTCCCGTGGTGCGGTGGCGGTGGTCTCCGAGAAGCCGGTGCCCTCCTCGCAGGTGCCCTTCTTCAAGGTGGGCAACGCGCGCAAGGCCCTGGCCATCATCGCGGCCAACTTCTACGGCCGTCCCGCCGACCAGCTCACGCTGCTCGGTGTCACCGGGACGAACGGGAAGACGACGACGACCTACTTGCTGGAGGCGATGAGCACGGCGGCCTATGCGGCCACCGGGGTCATCGGCACGCTGGGCTACAAGTTCTCCGGAAAGACGGTGGAGAGCGCCAATACCACCCCGGATGCGCTGGAGCTGCACCGCATCTTCCGGGAGATGGTCGACGCGGGGGTGGAGACGGTCATCATGGAGGTGTCCAGCCATGCGCTCGCGCAGGAGCGCGTGCACGGGCTCACCTTCAAGGCGGCGGGCTTCTCCAACCTGAGCCGGGACCACCTCGACTACCACAAGGACATGGAGGACTACTTCCAGGCGAAGCGGAAGCTGTTCGCCGAGAACCTGTCCGCCACCGGCGTGGCCGTGGTCAACGGCGACGACACCTACGCCAGCCGCATCTACAACGAGCTGCGCGGCCAGAAGCGCATGGCGTGGAAGTTCAGCCGCGTGGGCAATGGAGAAGTCTCCGCCGCCGACGTCACCTTCACGCTCCAGGGCATCAAGGGAACGCTGAAGACGCCCGCGGGTGACATCCCCATCAAGAGCAAGCTCCTGGGCCCCCACAACCTGGAGAACATCCTCCTGGCGGCGGGCATCGGCCTGGGCGCGGGCTTCGCCCGGCGCGACGTGCAGGAGGGCATCGAGCGCATGACGCCGGTGGCCGGCCGCATGGAGCGCGTGGAGAACTACGGCCCCGGTGGCGCACCGGCGGTGCTGGTGGACTACGCGCACACCGACGACGCGCTCAAGCGCGCGCTGGAGGCCGCTCGCGCGCTGGCCAAGGGCCGTGTCATCACGGTCTTCGGCTGCGGTGGCGACCGGGACAAGGGCAAGCGTCCGCTGATGGGCGCGGTGGCGGCGGAGGCCGCGGACCTGGCCATCGTCACCAGCGACAATCCCCGCAGCGAGAACCCGGACGACATCATCGGCGAGGTCACGCCGGGCCTGGAGAAGGGCGGCCTGCGCCGCATCTCCGCGGGCAAGGCCAAGTCGGGTGAGAAAGGCTACCTGGTGGACGCGGACCGCCGCGCGGCGATTGAACTCGCCATCGGCCTGGCCAGCGCGGACGACGTCGTCCTCATCGCCGGCAAGGGCCACGAGACGTACCAGCAGGTGGGCACGGAGAAGCACAACTTCGACGACCGCCAGGTGGCGGCGAAGGCGCTGGCCAACCGTACCCCCTAG
- a CDS encoding UDP-N-acetylmuramoyl-tripeptide--D-alanyl-D-alanine ligase: MSARFNDDEVVQATGATRRGGPAPAAFSAVCTDTRSLTPGCLFVALVGERFDAHAFVDAAAKGGAAGAVVGRGRTLPALPEGFPLYEVEDTLMALGALGRHHRQHFKIPLCAVGGSNGKTTTKEMVGAILATRGPALKTEGNLNNEIGVPLTLFRLEPQHVAAVIEVGMNRPGEIERLTRVVRPDAGVITVVQPEHLEGLGSIEGVAEAEGEMFRELGPTSTVVVNVDDPLIPKQAARSKAKQLTFGRAEGADVRLTAVETRGREGMVATVRYSGRDWPVRLHFIGPHNAQNATAAFALALALGYSPEECVRGLETARPYARRLNVVDGKGGVTVIDDCYNANPASMDAALETLGTLVPAGGRPVVVLGDMLELGPGELEEHSRLGGRVPGHAKLAAFFGPRSVKGWEAASMGNSAAHFTEIEPLVAWLSPQLRAGDVVLVKASRGMRLERVVAALTGAPAPGGTH, encoded by the coding sequence ATGTCAGCCCGATTCAACGACGATGAGGTGGTGCAGGCGACCGGGGCCACCCGGCGCGGAGGTCCGGCCCCGGCCGCGTTCTCCGCGGTCTGCACCGACACGCGCTCGCTCACCCCGGGCTGTCTCTTCGTGGCCCTCGTCGGCGAGCGCTTCGACGCGCACGCCTTCGTGGATGCGGCGGCGAAGGGTGGGGCGGCTGGCGCCGTCGTCGGGCGCGGGCGCACGCTGCCCGCGCTGCCGGAGGGCTTCCCCCTCTACGAGGTGGAGGACACGCTGATGGCGCTGGGGGCCCTCGGCCGCCACCACCGGCAGCACTTCAAGATTCCCCTCTGCGCGGTGGGCGGCTCCAACGGGAAGACGACCACCAAGGAGATGGTGGGCGCCATCCTCGCCACGCGCGGGCCGGCCCTGAAGACGGAGGGCAACCTCAACAACGAGATTGGCGTCCCGCTGACGCTCTTCCGCCTGGAGCCCCAGCACGTGGCGGCCGTCATCGAGGTGGGCATGAACCGCCCCGGTGAGATTGAACGGCTCACCCGCGTGGTGCGGCCGGATGCCGGTGTCATCACCGTCGTCCAGCCCGAGCACCTGGAAGGCCTGGGCAGCATCGAGGGCGTGGCGGAGGCGGAAGGGGAGATGTTCCGCGAGCTGGGCCCCACGTCCACGGTGGTCGTGAATGTGGACGACCCGCTCATCCCGAAGCAGGCCGCGCGGAGCAAGGCGAAGCAGCTGACCTTCGGCCGGGCGGAGGGCGCGGACGTGCGGCTCACGGCGGTGGAGACGCGCGGCCGCGAGGGCATGGTGGCCACGGTGCGCTACTCCGGCCGTGACTGGCCGGTGCGGCTGCACTTCATCGGTCCGCACAACGCGCAGAACGCCACGGCGGCCTTCGCGCTGGCGCTGGCGCTGGGCTACTCGCCGGAGGAGTGCGTGCGCGGCCTGGAGACGGCGCGGCCGTACGCGCGGCGCCTCAACGTGGTGGATGGCAAGGGCGGCGTGACGGTGATTGACGACTGTTACAACGCCAACCCGGCCTCCATGGACGCGGCGCTGGAGACGCTGGGCACGCTGGTGCCCGCAGGCGGCCGTCCGGTGGTGGTGCTGGGGGACATGCTGGAGCTGGGCCCGGGCGAGCTGGAAGAGCACTCGCGCCTGGGCGGGCGCGTTCCCGGGCACGCGAAGCTCGCGGCCTTCTTCGGTCCCCGCTCCGTCAAGGGGTGGGAGGCCGCTTCCATGGGCAATTCCGCTGCCCACTTCACCGAGATTGAGCCGCTGGTGGCCTGGCTGTCGCCCCAACTGCGCGCGGGTGACGTGGTGCTGGTGAAGGCCAGCCGTGGCATGCGGCTGGAACGGGTGGTGGCGGCGCTGACGGGCGCGCCAGCCCCCGGAGGAACTCACTAG
- the mraY gene encoding phospho-N-acetylmuramoyl-pentapeptide-transferase, with protein sequence MLYLLYELIQNTEAGRVLNFLRYPTFRIIAAGVFALLLGMLIGPRLIARLRLKQHGQSNVREDTPDTHQKKKGTPTMGGSLILICIAAGTLLFADLGSRGVWVMLLLTFGYGFIGFLDDWLKLSKRNSKGLAGRKKMVLQTFFFLVAVFGLLTTWTHPDGSFGPTLLINTKLTVPFIPTRWFNPDLGWFYVVFAWIVIVGTSNAVNLTDGLDGLAIVPTIVSAITFAVLCYVAGTTLSIADSELVNGVPKLVATPLYQYLGILQVPGGAELAVFCAAIVGAGISFLWFNTYPASVFMGDIGSLALGGALGGLAVLSKNEVVSAIIHGIFFAEALSVMIQVASFKMTGKRVFKMAPVHHHFELKGLAEPKIIVRFWIVSILCGGVALLSLKLR encoded by the coding sequence GTGCTGTATCTCCTCTACGAGCTCATCCAGAACACGGAAGCCGGGCGCGTCCTCAACTTCCTGCGCTACCCCACCTTCCGCATCATCGCCGCGGGCGTCTTCGCCCTGCTGCTCGGCATGCTCATCGGTCCCCGGCTCATTGCCCGCCTGCGGCTGAAGCAGCACGGGCAGAGCAACGTGCGCGAGGACACGCCGGACACGCACCAGAAGAAGAAGGGCACGCCCACCATGGGCGGCTCGCTCATCCTCATCTGCATCGCCGCCGGTACGCTGCTGTTCGCGGACCTGGGCAGCCGTGGCGTGTGGGTGATGCTGCTGCTCACCTTCGGCTACGGCTTCATCGGCTTCCTGGATGACTGGCTGAAGCTGTCCAAGCGCAACTCGAAGGGGCTCGCCGGCCGCAAGAAGATGGTGCTGCAGACCTTCTTCTTCCTCGTCGCGGTGTTCGGCCTGCTCACCACGTGGACGCACCCGGACGGCTCCTTCGGGCCCACGCTGCTCATCAACACGAAGCTGACGGTGCCCTTCATCCCCACGCGCTGGTTCAACCCGGACCTGGGCTGGTTCTACGTCGTCTTCGCGTGGATCGTCATCGTCGGCACCTCCAACGCCGTCAACCTCACCGACGGCCTGGACGGCCTGGCGATTGTCCCCACCATCGTCTCCGCCATCACCTTCGCGGTGCTCTGCTACGTGGCGGGCACCACGCTGAGCATCGCGGACTCGGAATTGGTGAACGGGGTGCCAAAACTCGTGGCCACGCCGCTGTACCAGTACCTGGGCATCCTCCAGGTGCCGGGCGGCGCGGAGCTGGCCGTGTTCTGCGCGGCCATTGTCGGCGCGGGCATCTCCTTCCTCTGGTTCAACACCTATCCGGCCTCCGTCTTCATGGGCGACATCGGCTCGCTGGCGCTGGGTGGCGCGCTGGGCGGCCTGGCCGTCCTGTCCAAGAACGAGGTGGTGTCCGCCATCATCCACGGCATCTTCTTCGCCGAGGCGCTGAGCGTGATGATTCAGGTGGCCTCCTTCAAGATGACGGGCAAGCGCGTCTTCAAGATGGCGCCGGTGCACCACCACTTCGAGCTGAAGGGCCTGGCCGAGCCGAAGATCATCGTCCGTTTCTGGATCGTCTCCATCCTCTGTGGTGGCGTGGCGCTCCTGTCGCTCAAGCTGCGCTGA
- the murD gene encoding UDP-N-acetylmuramoyl-L-alanine--D-glutamate ligase: MSLSLSGQKVLVYGLAKSGVAALRLLRQHGAHVTALDARTEDALGEVGREVKALGASLVTGPVPPGLLASQDLVVVSPGVPLALPEIEAARTAGVAVWGEVELASRFLTEVPLFGITGTNGKSTTTALTGELFLRGGQRTFVGGNLGRPFSEAALAPKDWDALVVELSSFQLEGIRTLRPRGAAILNLTPDHLDRYATHADYGAAKARIFQSQQAGDFAVVNADDADVLGLARAAKVPVYGFGMTGRPVADAPKLAGQAIAEEGGFRLDFLNEHYRLTNRALRGAHNAQNAMAAALLARLGGVPADAVQAGLDSYPGLPHRMESVRVLDGVEWVNDSKATNVDSVLVALRAFKGDLWLIAGGKGKGAPYAPMVEEGRGKVKGVLTIGQDADVLAKAYAGQAPVHACGTLDAAVKKAREVAKAGDTVLLSPACASYDQFKNFEDRGDTFKRLVGAL, translated from the coding sequence ATGTCGTTGTCGCTGTCCGGTCAGAAGGTCCTCGTCTACGGGCTGGCGAAGAGTGGCGTGGCGGCGCTGCGCCTCCTGCGCCAGCACGGCGCTCACGTCACGGCGCTGGATGCGCGCACCGAGGACGCGCTGGGCGAGGTGGGCCGCGAGGTGAAGGCCCTCGGCGCTTCGCTCGTCACCGGCCCGGTGCCTCCGGGCCTGCTCGCGTCGCAGGACCTGGTGGTGGTGAGCCCCGGTGTGCCGCTGGCGCTTCCGGAGATTGAAGCGGCGCGCACCGCGGGCGTGGCGGTGTGGGGCGAGGTGGAGCTGGCCTCGCGCTTCCTCACCGAGGTGCCCCTGTTCGGGATTACGGGCACCAACGGAAAGAGCACCACCACGGCGCTCACCGGCGAGCTCTTCCTGCGCGGCGGCCAGCGTACCTTCGTGGGCGGCAACCTGGGCCGGCCCTTCTCCGAGGCCGCCCTGGCCCCGAAGGACTGGGACGCGCTGGTGGTGGAGCTGTCCAGCTTCCAGCTCGAGGGCATCCGCACCCTGCGCCCGCGCGGCGCCGCCATCCTCAACCTCACGCCGGACCACCTGGACCGGTACGCCACCCACGCCGACTACGGCGCGGCGAAGGCTCGCATCTTTCAAAGCCAGCAGGCCGGGGACTTCGCGGTGGTCAACGCGGACGACGCGGACGTGCTGGGGCTGGCGCGCGCGGCGAAGGTGCCCGTGTACGGCTTCGGCATGACGGGGCGCCCGGTGGCGGACGCGCCGAAGCTGGCGGGCCAGGCCATCGCGGAGGAGGGCGGGTTCCGGCTCGACTTCCTGAACGAGCACTACCGGCTCACCAACCGCGCGCTGCGCGGCGCGCACAATGCGCAGAACGCCATGGCGGCGGCACTGCTGGCGCGGCTGGGCGGCGTGCCGGCCGACGCGGTGCAGGCGGGACTGGACAGCTACCCGGGACTGCCGCACCGCATGGAGAGCGTGCGCGTGCTGGACGGCGTGGAGTGGGTGAACGACTCCAAGGCCACCAACGTGGACTCGGTGCTGGTGGCACTGCGCGCCTTCAAGGGCGACCTGTGGCTGATTGCCGGCGGCAAGGGAAAGGGCGCGCCGTACGCGCCCATGGTGGAGGAGGGGCGGGGCAAGGTGAAGGGCGTGCTCACCATCGGTCAGGACGCCGACGTCCTGGCAAAGGCGTATGCGGGCCAGGCGCCGGTGCATGCATGCGGCACGCTGGACGCGGCGGTGAAGAAGGCGCGCGAAGTGGCGAAGGCGGGGGACACGGTGCTGCTGTCGCCCGCGTGCGCGTCGTATGACCAGTTCAAGAACTTCGAGGACCGGGGCGACACCTTCAAACGCCTCGTCGGGGCGCTGTGA
- the ftsW gene encoding putative lipid II flippase FtsW, producing the protein MKTTPPASASVRFDPILLCAVLGLVTFGLVMVYSASAVLAQDKLGDSLYFFKRQLTAAGMGVVAMAVAMKVGWRKLARWAYPLLLIAIVLLVAVAIPGIGTTAGGARRWIRLPGFSLQPAELAKFAWVVYLSYSLAKKREKVATFSVGFLPHLALCGVLVLLCMLQPDFGSSVLLVFMLFVLLFAAGAKLSYLVGSVLLALPLAYVAIATSPYRMKRILAFLDPWAHRHDVGYQVAESLMSIGSGGVSGLGLGDGRQKLFFLPEAHTDFIFSIIGEETGLIGVGLLVTLYGMVLWRGVRASLAAGETFGTYLGLGITSIIAFQATVNMCVAMGLLPTKGLTLPFVSYGGTSLVVLMGAAGVLLSLSANAEPATRATRTGTDMREVTA; encoded by the coding sequence ATGAAGACCACTCCTCCCGCGTCCGCCTCCGTGCGGTTCGACCCGATACTCCTGTGCGCCGTGCTCGGCCTCGTCACCTTCGGGCTGGTGATGGTGTACTCGGCCAGCGCGGTGCTGGCGCAGGACAAGCTGGGTGACAGCCTGTACTTCTTCAAGCGCCAGCTCACCGCGGCCGGCATGGGCGTGGTGGCCATGGCGGTGGCCATGAAGGTGGGCTGGCGCAAGCTGGCGCGCTGGGCGTACCCGCTGCTGCTCATCGCCATCGTCCTGCTGGTGGCGGTGGCCATCCCCGGCATCGGCACCACGGCGGGCGGCGCGCGCCGGTGGATTCGCCTGCCGGGCTTCAGCCTGCAGCCCGCGGAGTTGGCGAAGTTCGCCTGGGTCGTCTACCTGTCCTACTCGCTGGCGAAGAAGCGCGAGAAGGTGGCCACCTTCTCCGTGGGCTTCCTCCCGCACCTGGCCCTGTGTGGAGTGCTCGTCCTCCTGTGCATGCTCCAGCCGGACTTCGGCAGCAGCGTGCTGCTGGTGTTCATGCTCTTCGTGCTGCTCTTCGCGGCCGGGGCGAAGCTGAGCTACCTGGTGGGCTCGGTGCTGCTGGCGCTGCCCCTGGCGTACGTCGCGATTGCGACGAGCCCGTACCGCATGAAGCGCATCCTCGCCTTCCTGGACCCGTGGGCGCACCGGCACGACGTGGGCTACCAGGTGGCCGAGTCGCTGATGTCCATCGGCTCGGGCGGAGTGTCGGGCCTGGGGCTGGGGGACGGGCGGCAGAAGCTCTTCTTCCTGCCGGAGGCGCACACCGACTTCATCTTCTCCATCATCGGCGAGGAGACGGGGCTGATAGGCGTGGGGTTGCTGGTGACGCTGTACGGAATGGTGCTGTGGCGCGGGGTGCGCGCCAGCCTGGCCGCGGGGGAGACGTTCGGCACGTACCTGGGGCTGGGCATCACCTCCATCATCGCGTTCCAGGCCACGGTGAACATGTGCGTGGCCATGGGGCTGCTGCCCACGAAGGGGCTGACGCTGCCCTTCGTCTCGTACGGAGGAACTTCCTTGGTGGTGCTGATGGGAGCGGCGGGGGTGCTGTTGTCCTTGAGCGCGAATGCCGAGCCGGCAACACGCGCCACGCGGACGGGCACGGACATGCGGGAGGTGACGGCGTGA
- the murG gene encoding undecaprenyldiphospho-muramoylpentapeptide beta-N-acetylglucosaminyltransferase: MKVLIAGGGTGGHLFPGIALAEEVTTRHHGNEVVFVGTERGLEARVVPKEGYPLELVKVQGLKGKNLFAFIKALFALPLAFIESFRILARQKPDVVVGVGGYASGPVVLAAWLMGIPTAIQEQNALPGLTNKLLGKVVRVVFTAFEGAHRFFPEKKVQLIGNPIRRKLMDNYLRSHVAHEKFSLLVFGGSLGARGINQRMIEALNSLGDLKDGLHFVHQTGKNDLEQVRKGYAEKGFQADVVEFIDDMSSAYAKADLVVCRAGATTLAELTVCKKASILIPFPHATDDHQAVNAKALVDAGAALMFRESELTGEKLAEVIRTLKSDPAKLKNMEKKAGLLGRPEAAKELADVCVDLMVQAWGPNGRERAPTEPKKAPRSHS, from the coding sequence GTGAAGGTCCTCATCGCGGGCGGCGGCACCGGTGGCCATCTCTTCCCGGGCATCGCCCTGGCGGAAGAGGTGACGACGCGTCACCATGGCAACGAGGTGGTCTTCGTGGGCACCGAGCGGGGCCTCGAGGCGCGCGTGGTGCCGAAGGAGGGCTACCCGCTGGAGTTGGTGAAGGTGCAGGGCCTCAAGGGGAAGAACCTGTTCGCCTTCATCAAGGCGCTCTTCGCCCTGCCGCTGGCCTTCATCGAGTCGTTCCGCATCCTCGCCCGGCAGAAGCCGGACGTGGTGGTGGGCGTGGGCGGCTACGCCAGCGGGCCGGTGGTGCTGGCCGCATGGCTGATGGGCATCCCCACCGCGATTCAGGAACAGAACGCGCTGCCGGGCCTCACCAACAAGCTGCTGGGCAAGGTGGTTCGCGTCGTCTTCACCGCCTTCGAGGGCGCGCACCGCTTCTTCCCGGAGAAGAAGGTGCAGCTCATCGGCAACCCCATCCGCCGCAAGCTGATGGACAACTACCTGCGCAGCCACGTGGCGCACGAGAAGTTCTCGCTGCTCGTCTTCGGCGGCAGCCTGGGCGCGCGCGGCATCAATCAGCGGATGATTGAGGCGTTGAACTCCCTGGGCGACCTGAAGGACGGGCTGCACTTCGTCCACCAGACGGGGAAGAACGACCTGGAGCAGGTGCGCAAGGGCTACGCGGAGAAGGGCTTCCAGGCGGACGTGGTGGAGTTCATCGACGACATGTCGAGCGCGTACGCGAAGGCGGACCTCGTCGTCTGTCGCGCCGGGGCCACCACGCTGGCGGAGCTGACCGTGTGCAAGAAGGCCAGCATCCTCATTCCCTTTCCTCACGCCACGGATGACCACCAGGCCGTGAATGCGAAGGCACTCGTGGACGCGGGCGCGGCGCTGATGTTCCGCGAGTCGGAGCTCACCGGGGAGAAGCTGGCGGAGGTCATCCGCACCCTGAAGAGCGACCCGGCGAAGCTGAAGAACATGGAGAAGAAGGCGGGCCTGCTGGGCCGCCCGGAGGCAGCCAAGGAGCTGGCGGACGTCTGCGTGGACCTGATGGTGCAGGCGTGGGGCCCCAATGGTAGGGAGCGCGCCCCCACCGAGCCGAAGAAGGCGCCGAGGAGCCACTCGTGA
- the murC gene encoding UDP-N-acetylmuramate--L-alanine ligase, with translation MTKNKPVSLFKTRHAAQVHFVGIGGIGMSGIAEVLLNLGYRVSGSDLKESDITRRLTRMGATIFEGHKAQNLVQADVVVISSAVRKDNPEVVTARQRKIPVIPRAEMLAELMRLKYSVAVAGSHGKTTTTSMVATVLSAAGLDPTAVVGGKVNVLDSNAKLGKSELMVVEADESDGSFLKLHPSISIVTNIDPEHMDHYGTLDTLQSAFVEFCNRVPFYGLNVLCLDNPNVQALLPRIEKRFVTYGSSHMADYRLENIQLDGFTTTFQAFRRDEPLGEFRVRMVGAHNAFNALAVIAVAEEMDIPLETVRGALAEFGGVQRRFTVRGEAQGITVVDDYGHHPTEVMATLAGARKAFGRRVVVAFQPHRYTRTHDLMKEFSTSFNDADVLFVTSVYAAGEERIAGATGDALADAIRAHGHRDVTFVEKRTELPAALLPRLREGDLVLTLGAGDITQVGPDLLTLLGTSSLSKG, from the coding sequence GTGACGAAGAACAAGCCCGTCAGCCTCTTCAAGACGCGCCACGCCGCGCAGGTGCACTTCGTGGGCATCGGCGGCATCGGCATGAGCGGCATCGCCGAGGTGCTGCTCAACCTGGGCTACCGGGTGTCCGGCAGCGACTTGAAGGAGAGCGACATCACCCGGCGCCTGACGCGCATGGGGGCCACCATCTTCGAGGGGCACAAGGCGCAGAACCTCGTCCAGGCGGACGTGGTGGTCATCTCCTCCGCGGTGCGCAAGGACAACCCGGAGGTCGTCACCGCGCGGCAGCGGAAGATTCCCGTCATCCCCCGCGCGGAGATGCTCGCGGAGTTGATGCGCCTGAAGTACTCCGTCGCGGTGGCGGGCAGCCACGGCAAGACGACGACGACGTCCATGGTGGCCACGGTGCTGAGCGCCGCGGGGTTGGACCCGACGGCGGTGGTGGGCGGCAAGGTGAACGTGCTCGACTCCAACGCCAAGCTGGGCAAGAGCGAGCTGATGGTGGTGGAGGCGGACGAGAGCGACGGCAGCTTCCTCAAGCTGCACCCGTCCATCTCCATCGTCACCAACATCGACCCGGAGCACATGGACCACTACGGCACGCTGGACACGCTCCAGTCCGCCTTCGTGGAGTTCTGCAACCGGGTGCCCTTCTACGGCCTCAACGTCCTCTGCCTGGACAACCCCAACGTCCAGGCACTGCTGCCGCGGATTGAGAAGCGCTTCGTCACCTACGGCAGTTCGCATATGGCGGACTACCGGCTGGAGAACATCCAACTGGACGGCTTCACCACCACCTTCCAGGCCTTCCGCCGGGACGAGCCGCTGGGCGAGTTCCGCGTGCGCATGGTGGGCGCGCACAACGCCTTCAACGCGCTGGCCGTCATCGCCGTGGCGGAGGAGATGGACATCCCGCTGGAGACGGTGCGCGGCGCGCTGGCCGAGTTCGGCGGCGTGCAGCGGCGCTTCACCGTGCGCGGCGAGGCGCAGGGCATCACCGTGGTGGACGACTACGGGCACCACCCCACCGAGGTCATGGCCACGCTGGCCGGCGCGCGCAAGGCCTTCGGCCGCCGCGTGGTGGTGGCCTTCCAGCCGCACCGCTACACGCGCACCCACGACTTGATGAAGGAGTTCTCCACCTCGTTCAACGACGCGGACGTGCTCTTCGTCACCAGCGTCTACGCGGCGGGCGAGGAGCGGATTGCGGGCGCCACCGGCGACGCGCTGGCGGACGCCATCCGCGCGCACGGCCACCGTGACGTCACCTTCGTGGAGAAGCGCACCGAATTGCCGGCGGCGCTGCTGCCCCGGCTGCGCGAGGGCGACCTGGTGCTCACGCTGGGCGCGGGCGACATCACCCAGGTGGGGCCGGACCTGCTCACCCTGCTGGGCACCTCCTCTTTGTCGAAGGGCTGA
- the murB gene encoding UDP-N-acetylmuramate dehydrogenase, which translates to MVEAGVRTALAERVARLSGCEVKPGEPLAPLTSVRVGGAAEALVRPRSPEALVALLKLAREEGIPISILGGGANTLVGDGGVPGFTLKLPGDLFPEVADVGPEEGRLTLGAGAAIVRLINLMRGNALVGAEFLAGIPGTLGGAVAMNAGTKNGEAFRAIEAVEVATADGVGWLEKARIPHAYRHSELPPDSVVTRVRFLLRKGDVQASKAAMDADLGYRKRTQPLSQPNFGSVFTNPLGDHAGRLIELVGLKGHTLGRAQVSILHANWIVNLGGATARDVLGLVTLMQQRVREETGVDMKPEVKRVGEFLP; encoded by the coding sequence ATGGTCGAAGCGGGCGTGAGGACGGCGCTGGCGGAGCGCGTGGCGCGGCTGTCCGGCTGCGAGGTGAAGCCGGGCGAGCCCCTGGCCCCGCTCACCAGCGTTCGGGTGGGCGGCGCGGCGGAAGCGCTGGTGCGCCCGCGCTCGCCGGAGGCGCTGGTGGCGCTCCTGAAGCTGGCGCGCGAGGAGGGCATTCCCATCTCCATCCTCGGCGGTGGCGCCAACACGCTGGTGGGCGATGGCGGCGTGCCGGGCTTCACCCTGAAGCTGCCCGGAGACCTCTTTCCGGAAGTGGCGGACGTGGGCCCCGAGGAGGGCCGCCTCACGCTGGGCGCGGGCGCGGCCATCGTCCGGCTCATCAACCTCATGCGCGGCAATGCGCTGGTGGGCGCGGAGTTCCTCGCCGGTATTCCCGGCACGCTGGGCGGCGCGGTGGCCATGAATGCCGGCACCAAGAACGGAGAGGCCTTCCGTGCGATTGAGGCGGTGGAGGTCGCCACGGCGGACGGGGTGGGGTGGCTGGAGAAGGCTCGGATTCCGCACGCCTACCGTCATTCCGAATTGCCGCCGGACAGTGTGGTGACGCGGGTGCGCTTCCTCTTGAGAAAGGGGGACGTGCAGGCGTCCAAGGCCGCCATGGACGCGGACCTGGGCTACCGCAAGCGCACGCAGCCGCTGAGTCAGCCCAACTTCGGCAGCGTCTTCACCAACCCGCTGGGCGACCATGCCGGCAGGCTCATTGAATTGGTCGGCCTCAAGGGGCATACGCTGGGCCGCGCGCAGGTCTCCATCCTGCACGCCAACTGGATTGTGAATCTGGGCGGAGCCACCGCCCGTGACGTGCTGGGCCTCGTCACCCTCATGCAGCAGCGGGTGCGCGAGGAGACCGGCGTCGACATGAAACCCGAAGTCAAGCGCGTGGGAGAGTTCCTGCCATGA